The Pseudomonas moraviensis genome contains the following window.
GGCCGACAAGGACGCCGGCGACGACGAAGCCATGCACTACGACGCCGACTTCGTCCGTGCGCTGGAGTACGGCATGCCGCCAACCGCCGGTGAAGGTATCGGCATCGATCGTCTGGTGATGTTGCTGACCAACTCGCCGTCGATCCGCGATGTGATCCTGTTCCCGCACATGCGACCGCAAGCGTAAACGTTTCAGTTGAAAAGCCGCCTAAAACAGGCGGCTTTTTATTGCCTGTCTGGTACAAATGTATCAATTGGTTAATTTGCAAATAGCAGAGGAAGTGCTGTCGTGATGGGTGCAATAGCTCAAGAAGGTGCAGCGGGTATCGCCACTGCGGTCGCTGAAAGTGTTCAGTACCAGGGCCGCAAGGCCAGCCGACAGGGCAGTGAGCAGCGTCGCCAGGACATTCTCGACGCAGCAATGCGCATTGTCGTGCGCGACGGCGTGCGTGCCGTGCGCCATCGTGCGGTCGCGGCGGAGGCGGGTGTGCCGCTGTCGGCGACCACGTATTACTTCAAGGATATCGATGACCTGCTCACCGATACCTTTGCCCAATACGTCGAACGCAGCGCGGCGTACATGGCCAAGTTGTGGGTCAACAACGAAGGTCTGTTGCGTGAGATGGTGGTCAGCGCCGACGGCAGCCCCGAATCGCGCTCGCAACTGGCCGATGACATTGCGCGGCTGATGGCCGATTACGTGCACCGGCAATTGATCAACCGCCGCGAGCATCTGATGGCTGAACAGGCATTCCGTCAGGAAGCGCTGCTCAACCCGCGTCTGGCCATTCTGGTGCGTTCGCATCAGCAGATTCTGCTGCAGGGTACTTGCCAGTTGTTCCAGGTATTGGGCTCGCGCGAACCGCAGCAGGATGCCAAGGTGTTGACGGCGATTATCGGGCGGATGGAATATCAGGGCCTGCTCAATGACGCCGAGCCCCTGGCCGAAGAGGACATGCTCGGGATTCTGACGCGGTATATGCACCTGGTGCTGGCATCGGTCTAGCGCTTGACGCTACACCTGTGGGAGCGAGCCTGCTCGCGAAAGCGCTCTGATATTCAACATCTCCGTTGTCTGACACAGTGCATTCGCGAGCAGGCTCGCTCCCACAAAGGCTTAAAGTCTGAGTTTCAGCACGTCACGTTTTCTACAGGAGTTTCGGGTGGACGATTACCAGCAGACGATACGCATGTTGTCCGATCGCATTGTGCTGGCGCAGACGCCGATCCGCGTGCTCGATGCGGTCAAGTGGGACGACAACGTGCGCAAGGGCTTCCTCAAGGCCAAAGGCAAGGAAATGCCGGCGGTGGATCGCGACTACTACCTCAACCGTCCGCTGTCATTCGATTCGAGCCAGGTCAAACTGGAATTCCAGAACATCGAGCGTGACATTACCCGTCAGCTCGGCCAGTTCAACCCGGTCGGGCAGATCATGCGGCGCATGTGCAAGGAATACCGCATGGTCGTGCGCATGCTCGAAGCGCGCGGCACCGAGGATTTCGGCCTGATCTCGCAAGAGCTGTACGGCGCGGCGTCCGATGCCTTCCACGCCGGTGACCCGACCCTGGCCGATCTTGGCCTGATGATGTCCGACTACCTGAACAACATCGACGGGCGCGGCGACCTCAAGGACGAGCCGAAAATCCTTACCGCCAAAGACGCCGTGCACCTGCTGCAAACCCGTTTGAACAAGGTATTCGGCGAGGCCGAGGAAACCATTCGCGTATTCGAGTCCGACGGCATCGTCGCCGACGCCGCAGCGGGCGCCGACTACATCAAGATCCGCACCGACGCGCTGTTCAACGACCGCGATGTGCGCGCACTGGAAGTCCACGAAGGCCTCGTGCACGTCGGCACCACGCTCAACGGTTTGAACCAGCCGATCTGCACGTTCCTGTCGAAAGGCCCGCCCTCGTCGACGGTAACGCAGGAAGGTC
Protein-coding sequences here:
- a CDS encoding TetR/AcrR family transcriptional regulator → MGAIAQEGAAGIATAVAESVQYQGRKASRQGSEQRRQDILDAAMRIVVRDGVRAVRHRAVAAEAGVPLSATTYYFKDIDDLLTDTFAQYVERSAAYMAKLWVNNEGLLREMVVSADGSPESRSQLADDIARLMADYVHRQLINRREHLMAEQAFRQEALLNPRLAILVRSHQQILLQGTCQLFQVLGSREPQQDAKVLTAIIGRMEYQGLLNDAEPLAEEDMLGILTRYMHLVLASV
- a CDS encoding flavohemoglobin expression-modulating QEGLA motif protein; the protein is MLSDRIVLAQTPIRVLDAVKWDDNVRKGFLKAKGKEMPAVDRDYYLNRPLSFDSSQVKLEFQNIERDITRQLGQFNPVGQIMRRMCKEYRMVVRMLEARGTEDFGLISQELYGAASDAFHAGDPTLADLGLMMSDYLNNIDGRGDLKDEPKILTAKDAVHLLQTRLNKVFGEAEETIRVFESDGIVADAAAGADYIKIRTDALFNDRDVRALEVHEGLVHVGTTLNGLNQPICTFLSKGPPSSTVTQEGLAILMEIITFASYPSRLRKLTNRTRAIHMVEEGADFLQIYEFFREQGFEMAESYGNASRVFRGSTPTGLPFTKDLSYLKGFIMVYNYIQLAVRKGKLEQIPLLFCGKTTLEDMRTLRQLVDEGLVVPPKYLPDQFRDLNALSAWMCFSNFLNHLSLDRIEADYSNIL